One segment of Solanum stenotomum isolate F172 chromosome 1, ASM1918654v1, whole genome shotgun sequence DNA contains the following:
- the LOC125844971 gene encoding protein NRT1/ PTR FAMILY 7.3-like — protein MDLKQMSAVRDESSVTMTESEEGKKRLLDCCTKDGSTDRHGKPAIKAKTGGWKTGYLLLVSEGLAAVAFTGVEVNMVLFSKTVLRQSNAEAATMFSKWMGTLYIFSLLGAFLSDSYLGRYLTSVVFLAVMNVGLVVLSLLTQAFMLEPEGCGKLGELCKPQSQVEVTMFYLSIYLLALGSGSIEPALATLGADQFDEEDPEESRSKTKFFSYFYVALNLGSLVAETLLVYMENMGRWVLAFWISTACGFVALLSIISGAPRYRHIRPSCNPISRFSQVIVASIRKTKLIVPSNGEGLYEARGRNEKDCTRRISHTDDFKFLDRAAVITPSDMLILPDKSEIPNRWRLCTVTQVEEVKCVLRLLPIWFCTILASIVFVQVLSLFVEQGSAMNTSTMISGFHIPPASMTAFDIISTSTFIICYEKILIPLYVKLTKSKPKLPSELQRIGIGLVISTVAMVIAGLVEQQRLRFANEGGEETSSLSIFWQTPQYVLVGVGEAFIYVAQWEFFASQIPDSLKSMGLGLSMSSSALGSYLCSIILTVVMKISTRHGKPGWVPANLNDGHLDRFFFLSAALTALDLVLFVMCAKRYKSIALEKREVGQAMEATA, from the exons ATGGACCTCAAACAAATGTCTGCTGTCAGAGATGAATCCTCAGTTACTATGACTGAATCTGag GAAGGGAAAAAGAGACTTTTGGATTGTTGTACAAAAGATGGATCAACAGACAGGCATGGGAAACCAGCAATCAAGGCAAAAACTGGTGGATGGAAAACTGGATATCTCTTATTAG TGAGTGAAGGATTAGCTGCAGTTGCATTTACTGGAGTGGAAGTGAACATGGTTCTTTTCTCAAAGACTGTATTAAGGCAGTCAAATGCTGAAGCAGCAACCATGTTCAGCAAATGGATGGGAACACTTTATATTTTCTCTTTACTTGGAGCTTTCCTAAGTGATTCCTATCTTGGAAGATACCTTACTTCTGTTGTCTTTCTAGCTGTTATGAATGTT GGTTTGGTGGTATTGTCTCTGTTAACTCAAGCATTCATGCTGGAACCTGAAGGGTGTGGCAAGTTGGGAGAGTTATGTAAACCTCAATCACAAGTCGAGGTTACTATGTTCTATTTATCGATATACCTGCTAGCTCTTGGGAGTGGCTCTATAGAACCAGCACTAGCCACACTAGGAGCTGATCAATTTGATGAAGAGGATCCAGAAGAAAGTCGTTCCAAGACGAAATTCTTTAGCTATTTCTATGTTGCTCTAAACCTTGGATCATTGGTTGCTGAGACACTTCTGGTTTATATGGAAAATATGGGAAGATGGGTTCTTGCCTTTTGGATATCTACAGCTTGTGGCTTTGTTGCTCTGCTCTCAATCATAAGTGGTGCTCCTAGGTATCGACACATTAGACCTAGTTGCAACCCCATTTCCAGGTTCTCTCAGGTAATTGTCGCGTCTATCAGGAAAACAAAGCTTATAGTTCCTTCCAATGGAGAGGGATTATACGAAGCTCGTGGAAGAAATGAAAAGGACTGCACCAGAAGAATCTCACATACAGATGACTTCAA GTTTCTTGATCGAGCTGCAGTTATAACCCCATCAGACATGCTGATATTACCAGATAAAAGTGAAATTCCTAATCGATGGAGGCTTTGTACTGTGACACAAGTTGAAGAAGTCAAATGTGTGCTAAGGCTACTACCAATATGGTTCTGCACAATCTTGGCATCCATTGTCTTTGTGCAAGTGCTATCTCTCTTCGTCGAGCAAGGATCTGCAATGAACACAAGCACAATGATCTCGGGCTTTCACATTCCACCAGCAAGCATGACAGCATTTGACATCATAAGCACATCCACCTTCATTATTTGCTATGAGAAGATCTTGATTCCTCTGTATGTGAAACTAACCAAAAGCAAGCCTAAGCTTCCGAGTGAGCTACAAAGAATAGGGATAGGGTTGGTCATTTCAACAGTAGCTATGGTGATTGCAGGCTTGGTTGAACAACAGAGACTAAGGTTTGCTAATGAAGGAGGGGAAGAGACAAGTTCTTTGAGTATTTTCTGGCAAACACCACAATATGTGCTTGTAGGAGTAGGGGAAGCATTCATCTATGTTGCTCAGTGGGAATTCTTTGCATCACAAATTCCTGATAGTCTGAAGAGCATGGGGCTTGGCTTGTCCATGTCTTCTTCGGCACTAGGTAGCTACTTATGCAGCATCATACTTACTGTAGTAATGAAGATATCAACAAGGCATGGAAAGCCAGGTTGGGTACCTGCAAATTTAAACGACGGGCACTTGGATAGGTTCTTCTTCCTTTCAGCTGCTTTGACTGCACTAGATCTTGTACTATTCGTTATGTGCGCTAAGAGGTATAAGTCTATAGCACTAGAAAAACGAGAGGTAGGACAAGCTATGGAAGCTACAGCTTGA
- the LOC125845156 gene encoding arginase 1, mitochondrial-like produces the protein MKSAGSMGINYMQKLLTSNVPKELVKKGQDRVVEASLTLIRERAKLKGELVRGLGGAVASTALLGIPLGHNSSFLQGPAFAPPLIREAIWCGSTNSTTEEGKVLDDQRVLTDVGDLPVQELRDTGIDDDRLMSIVSESVKLVMDENPLRPLVLGGDHSISYPVVRAVSEKLGGPIDILHLDAHPDIYHAFEGNKYSHASSFARIMEGGYARRLLQVGIRSINIEGREQGKRFGVEQYEMRTFSRDRQFLENLKLGEGVKGVYISVDVDCLDPAHAPGVSHIEPGGLSFRDVLNILHNLQGNIVGADVVEYNPQRDTADGMTAMVAAKLVRELAARMSK, from the exons ATGAAGAGTGCTGGTAGTATGGGAATCAACTATATGCAGAAATTGCTTACGTCAAATGTTCCAAAAGAATTGGTCAAAAAAGGACAGGATCGTGTTGTAGAGGCATCTCTTACACTTATTCGTGAAAGAGCAAAACTTAAG GGAGAGCTTGTTCGTGGTCTTGGAGGTGCAGTAGCCTCAACGGCTCTTCTTGGAATTCCTCTGGGACATAACTCTTCATTTCTCCAAGGCCCCGCATTTGCTCCTCCTCTTATACGAGAGGCTATTTGGTGTGGCAGTACAAACTCCACAACTGAGGAAG GAAAAGTATTAGATGATCAACGTGTCTTAACTGATGTTGGTGATCTGCCAGTTCAAGAGTTACGAGACACAGGCATAGATGATGATAGGTTGATGAGTATCGTAAGTGAATCTGTCAAGCTAGTTATGGACGAG AATCCATTGCGCCCCTTGGTGTTAGGGGGTGATCACTCTATATCCTATCCTGTTGTAAGAGCTGTGTCTGAAAAGCTTGGAGGACCTATTGATATCCTTCACCTTGATGCTCATCCTGACATTTATCATGCCTTTGAAGGAAACAAATACTCACATGCATCAAGCTTTGCACGAATAATGGAGGGTGGTTATGCTCGACGCCTTTTGCAA gtgggaattagatcaattaatatagaAGGTCGAGAACAAGGAAAAAGGTTCGGTGTGGAGCAATATGAAATGCGAACATTTTCCCGAGACCGACAGTTTTTGGAGAATCTG AAACTTGGTGAAGGTGTAAAGGGCGTGTATATCTCTGTGGATGTTGACTGCTTGGATCCAGCACATGCTCCTGGAGTATCTCATATAGAGCCAGGCGGTCTCTCTTTCCGTGATGTTCTAAACATACTGCATAACCTTCAAGGTAATATTGTTGGTGCTGATGTCGTTGAGTACAACCCACAGCGTGATACTGCTGATGGCATGACTGCAATGGTTGCTGCGAAGCTAGTAAGAGAACTTGCTGCCAGGATGTCCAAGTGA